In a single window of the Lacerta agilis isolate rLacAgi1 chromosome 15, rLacAgi1.pri, whole genome shotgun sequence genome:
- the PHLDB1 gene encoding pleckstrin homology-like domain family B member 1 isoform X14, which translates to METCNRNVASPAGRVQARLQNSLLDLTETGKGLKVQTEKPHLVSLGSGRLSTAITLLPLEEGKTVLGSAAGDIVLQGAGVAPKHCFIENMHGTLTLHPCGNPCAIDGLAVTRPTRLSQGCMICLGQSTFLRFNHPAEAKWMKSMIPSVGRSPAPQHGLTAEAQSLLNGNQDTAKASRHSHSALVSSIERDLQDIMDSLVLEEEGSTPRQLPSSRGNAPSPDSSVVNGRGGRYLLSPPQSPGAMSVGSSYENTSPPFSPLSSPASSSSCASHSPGTQDQGPALPPVVPVRSSSFNHTMLTPHGGASLDLPSTTGGPNPTRGPGSPRMARRATQESPRSPTPSRRARPSGENPRPGPRSSPPPALPAGLSESLPGSPRVQPPTSPRLAPKFQSPSTLRTKATALQERPPSPFREVRDTPAGTSRQGLGKGFPPAEPAGFVPLSQSSRALQPPESPRLSRRPLESMRELPPLSPALSRRAVSPAPHGGPPVQAKAGEAPCGWRREPPEDLVSASFSCLRGRSPSPTLLARDPGQRKPSYATGLSPAYSLGSLTSASPRQSPRLHRKLSGGLELTPGPLRERKHSISELSGDEGELREYHRWQRQERLREQEMERLERQRLETILSLCAEYTHSDGDPGQEHSTFPSATAEGAGQPGRRPSKGSISLGRAKEQLVGTLGLRERESLERSDEDHLKEESSSTESAGQEHEEPPSTKASQEAALLEEERTRVLATVDQLKSRAKELEQQLQETAREAEMERALLQGEREAELIQLQQEQKAVQQLQERMSGLDAAIHRDKEAEALETETKLFEDLEFQHLEKESRLEEEREMLSQQLLHSKAESHRSVARRKERLAALESQANQIRLQAAQEADRLGKEKATTLQMLQKEKETLLTLERRYRVLTGGSGFPKASAALREVYRSKMDGGSSSLAWPKGGSSSSQLNVATLGRSPSPKSSLSPQNGTGSLPRNLASTLQDIESKRQLALQQKGQQVIEEQRRRLADLKQKAAAEAQSQWEALHGQPLPPSPYSPLIHHSILHHHPPGGLGLRANDDGERAYDTLSLESSDSLDTNLSTSGNSACSPDNVSSASGADAGKIEEMEKMLKEAHAEKSRMMESREQEMELRRQALEDERRRREQLERRLQDETARRQKLIEKEVKMREKQFAQARPLTRYLPIRKEDFDLRSHIESSGHSVDTCSHVILSEKMCKGYLVKMGGKIKSWKKRWFVFDRLRRTLSYYADKHETKLKGLIYFQAIEEVYYDHLRSAAKSPNPALTFCVKTHDRLYYMVAPSAEAMRIWMDVIVTGAEGYTQFLN; encoded by the exons ATGGAGACCTGTAACCGCAATGTGGCCAGCCCAGCTGGTCGAGTGCAGGCACGTCTTCAG AACAGTCTTCTAGACCTGACTGAGACAGGCAAAGGCCTGAAAGTGCAGACTGAAAAGCCACATCTGGTGAGCCTGGGCAGTGGGCGCCTCAGCACTGCCATCACTCTCCTGCCTCTGGAAGAAG GCAAAACTGTGCTGGGCTCAGCCGCCGGGGACATTGTGCTGCAGGGGGCCGGCGTGGCACCCAAGCACTGCTTCATTGAGAACATGCACGGGACTCTCACTCTGCACCCCTGTGGCAACCCGTGCGCCATAGATGGCTTGGCAGTCACACGCCCCACACGCCTTTCTCAAG GGTGTATGATCTGCCTGGGCCAGTCGACCTTCCTTCGGTTCAACCACCCGGCTGAGGCAAAGTGGATGAAAAGCATGATTCCCAGCGTGGGGCGAAGCCCTGCTCCCCAGCATGGGCTCACAGCAG AGGCCCAGAGCCTTCTGAACGGCAACCAAGATACGGCAAAGGCTTCCCGGCACAGCCACAGCGCCCTGGTCAGCTCCATCGAGCGGGACTTGCAGGACATCATGGATTCCCTTGTGTTGGAGGAGGAAGGCAGCACCCCTAGGCAGCTTCCCAGCAGCCGCGGCAACGCTCCGTCGCCAGACTCCTCCGTCGTGAATGGCAGGGGCGGGCGCTACCTGCTGTCCCCTCCCCAGAGCCCTGGCGCCATGTCTGTGGGATCCAGCTACGAAAACACCTCCCCgcccttctctcccctctcctctcccgcaagcagcagcagctgcgccAGCCACTCGCCTGGCACCCAGGACcagggccctgccctgcctccgGTGGTGCCCGTTCGCTCCTCTAGTTTCAACCACACCATGCTGACTCCTCACGGCGGGGCCAGCCTGGACCTGCCGAGCACCACCGGAGGCCCGAACCCAACACGGGGGCCGGGGAGCCCGCGGATGGCTCGGAGGGCCACACAGGAGAGTCCCCGGAGCCCCACGCCCAGCCGCAGGGCCCGGCCCTCGGGGGAGAACCCCCGCCCGGGCCCACGCAGCTCCCCTCCACCGGCATTGCCTGCCGGCCTGAGCGAGAGCCTGCCGGGCAGCCCTCGGGTGCAGCCACCCACTAGCCCACGCCTGGCCCCCAAATTCCAGTCGCCCTCCACCCTACGGACCAAGGCCACGGCTCTGCAGGAGAGGCCTCCCAGCCCTTTCCGGGAAGTGCGGGACACGCCTGCTGGCACCTCCCGCCAAGGGCTGGGGAAAGGCTTCCCGCCAGCTGAGCCTGCAGGGTTTGTACCCCTCAGCCAGTCGAGCCGGGCGCTGCAGCCCCCCGAGAGCCCCCGACTCAGCCGGCGGCCTCTGGAGAGCATGCGGGAACTGCCTCCTCTCAGCCCCGCCTTGTCCCGCCGGGCAGTGTCGCCAGCCCCTCACGGCGGCCCCCCAGTGCAGGCCAAGGCCGGCGAGGCCCCCTGTGGCTGGCGGAGGGAGCCTCCCGAGGACCTTGTGTCGGCCTCTTTCTCCTGTCTGCGGGGGCGCAGCCCCTCACCCACCCTGCTCGCCAGGGATCCTGGCCAACGCAAGCCCAGCTACGCAACTGGCCTGAGCCCCGCCTACAGCCTGGGCTCCCTGACCTCGGCCTCCCCACGCCAGAGCCCCCGCCTGCACCGGAAGTTGTCTGGGGGGCTGGAGCTGACGCCGGGGCCCCTGCGGGAGCGCAAGCACAGCATCTCGGAGCTCAGCGGCGACGAGGGGGAGCTGAGGGAATACCATCGCTGGCAGCGGCAGGAGCGGCTCCGGGAACAGGAGATGGAGCGGCTG GAGCGGCAGCGGCTGGAGACCATCCTGAGCCTGTGTGCCGAATACACTCATAGCGATGGCGATCCGGGCCAGGAGCACAGCACCTTCCCCAGCGCTACTGCCGAGGGCGCTGGCCAGCCGGGAAGGAGGCCCTCCAAGGGCTCCATCAGTCTTGGACGAGCGAAGGAGCAGCTGGTGGGAACCCTGGGCCTGCGGGAGAGGGAGAGCTTGGAGCGCTCGGATGAGGACCACCTGAAGgaggaaagcagcagcactgaGAGTGCTGGCCAGGAG CACGAAGagccgcccagcaccaaagccagCCAGGAGGCGGCTCTGTTGGAGGAGGAGCGCACCAGGGTCCTGGCCACCGTCGATCAGCTGAAGAGCCGAGCTAaggagctggagcagcagctgcaggaaaCAGCCCGGGAG GCGGAGATGGAGCGGGCCCTCCTGCAAGGCGAGCGGGAGGCCGAGCTGATCCAGCTGCAGCAGGAGCAGAAGGCAGTGCAGCAGTTGCAGGAGCGTATGTCTGGTCTGGACGCCGCCATCCACCGGGACAAG GAAGCGGAGGCCCTGGAGACGGAGACGAAGCTGTTTGAGGACCTGGAGTTCCAGCACCTGGAGAAGGAGAGCCGCCTGGAGGAGGAACGCGAGATGCTCAGCCAGCAGCTCCTGCACAGCAAAGCCGAGAGCCACCGCAGCGTGGCACGGAGGAAG GAACGCCTGGCAGCGCTGGAGAGTCAAGCCAACCAGATCAGGCTGCAGGCTGCTCAGGAGGCTGACCGGCTGGGCAAGGAGAAAGCCACCACCTTGCAGATGCTACAGAAG GAGAAGGAGACCCTCCTTACGCTAGAGAGACGGTACCGGGTGCTGACTGGTGGCTCCGGCTTCCCCAAGGCCTCTGCAGCTCTGCGAGAG GTCTATCGCTCCAAGATGGATGGTGGCTCCAGCAGCTTGGCTTGGCCCAAAGGAGGCAGCTCCTCCTCGCAGCTCAACGTGGCCACTCTGGGACGCAGCCCTTCACCCAAG AGCTCCCTGTCCCCACAAAACGGCACCGGCAGCCTCCCTCGGAATCTGGCCAGCACCCTGCAGGATATCGAGAGCAAGCGCCAACTGGCCCTTCAGCAAAAGG GCCAACAGGTGATTGAGGAGCAGCGGAGGCGCTTGGCCGACCTGAAGCAGAAAGCGGCGGCTGAGGCTCAGTCCCAGTGGGAGGCCCTGCATGGGCAGCCCCTTCCCCCTTCTCCGTACTCCCCCCTCATCCACCACTCCATCCTCCATCACCACCCACCGGGGGGCCTGGGCCTGCGCGCCAACGACGACGGGGAGCGTGCCTACGACACCCTCAGCCTGGAGAGCTCCGACAGCCTCGACACCAACCTGTCCACGAGCGGCAATTCCGCCTGCTCCCCGGACAACGTCTCCAG CGCCAGCGGGGCAGATGCAGGGAAGATCGAGGAGATGGAGAAGATGCTGAAGGAGGCCCACGCGGAGAAGTCGCGCATGATGGAATCGCGG GAGCAAGAGATGGAGCTGCGGCGCCAGGCCCTGGAGGACGAGCGGCGGAGGCGGGAGCAGCTGGAGCGGCGTCTTCAGGATGAGACGGCACGGCGGCAGAAGCTCATCGAGAAGGAGGTCAAGATGCGAGAAAAGCAGTTTGCCCAG GCCCGCCCTCTGACGCGCTACCTGCCTATCCGCAAAGAGGACTTCGACCTGCGTTCGCACATTGAATCATCTGGCCACAGCGTGGACACCTGCAGCCACGTTATCCTCTCCGAGAAGATGTGCAAAGGCTACCTGGTCAAGATGGGGGGTAAAATCAAGTCCTGGAAGAAGCGATGGTTCGTTTTTGACCGCCTGCGGCGCACTCTCTCCTACTATGCAG ACAAGCATGAGACGAAGCTCAAGGGCCTCATCTACTTCCAGGCCATTGAGGAGGTTTATTACGATCACCTGCGCAGCGCAGCCAAG AGCCCCAACCCCGCCCTCACCTTCTGCGTCAAGACCCACGACCGCCTCTACTACATGGTGGCCCCATCGGCCGAGGCCATGCGCATTTGGATGGATGTCATCGTGACAGGAGCCGAGGGCTACACGCAGTTCCTGAACTGA
- the PHLDB1 gene encoding pleckstrin homology-like domain family B member 1 isoform X4: protein METCNRNVASPAGRVQARLQNSLLDLTETGKGLKVQTEKPHLVSLGSGRLSTAITLLPLEEGKTVLGSAAGDIVLQGAGVAPKHCFIENMHGTLTLHPCGNPCAIDGLAVTRPTRLSQGCMICLGQSTFLRFNHPAEAKWMKSMIPSVGRSPAPQHGLTAEAQSLLNGNQDTAKASRHSHSALVSSIERDLQDIMDSLVLEEEGSTPRQLPSSRGNAPSPDSSVVNGRGGRYLLSPPQSPGAMSVGSSYENTSPPFSPLSSPASSSSCASHSPGTQDQGPALPPVVPVRSSSFNHTMLTPHGGASLDLPSTTGGPNPTRGPGSPRMARRATQESPRSPTPSRRARPSGENPRPGPRSSPPPALPAGLSESLPGSPRVQPPTSPRLAPKFQSPSTLRTKATALQERPPSPFREVRDTPAGTSRQGLGKGFPPAEPAGFVPLSQSSRALQPPESPRLSRRPLESMRELPPLSPALSRRAVSPAPHGGPPVQAKAGEAPCGWRREPPEDLVSASFSCLRGRSPSPTLLARDPGQRKPSYATGLSPAYSLGSLTSASPRQSPRLHRKLSGGLELTPGPLRERKHSISELSGDEGELREYHRWQRQERLREQEMERLERQRLETILSLCAEYTHSDGDPGQEHSTFPSATAEGAGQPGRRPSKGSISLGRAKEQLVGTLGLRERESLERSDEDHLKEESSSTESAGQEHEEPPSTKASQEAALLEEERTRVLATVDQLKSRAKELEQQLQETAREAEMERALLQGEREAELIQLQQEQKAVQQLQERMSGLDAAIHRDKERAKVDAERKELERLRALYSELKHQLDNCPESMREQLQDQMQREAEALETETKLFEDLEFQHLEKESRLEEEREMLSQQLLHSKAESHRSVARRKERLAALESQANQIRLQAAQEADRLGKEKATTLQMLQKEKETLLTLERRYRVLTGGSGFPKASAALREEYVRLSDVFPFCGCGPDASAAPAVPSPAPPLSYEYVTTDQLAVILGSVRSAVGLAHSPSPPAPDSAASALPAALLCSSSCPQREPWWAESTVRLPLSAQELPAGFEAEADPPAACLSSSSSPPPPPLPAKAHSSPDPRQVYRSKMDGGSSSLAWPKGGSSSSQLNVATLGRSPSPKSSLSPQNGTGSLPRNLASTLQDIESKRQLALQQKGQQVIEEQRRRLADLKQKAAAEAQSQWEALHGQPLPPSPYSPLIHHSILHHHPPGGLGLRANDDGERAYDTLSLESSDSLDTNLSTSGNSACSPDNVSSASGADAGKIEEMEKMLKEAHAEKSRMMESREQEMELRRQALEDERRRREQLERRLQDETARRQKLIEKEVKMREKQFAQARPLTRYLPIRKEDFDLRSHIESSGHSVDTCSHVILSEKMCKGYLVKMGGKIKSWKKRWFVFDRLRRTLSYYADKHETKLKGLIYFQAIEEVYYDHLRSAAKKGFFSLSLASHLADFLPAPFSGESPNPALTFCVKTHDRLYYMVAPSAEAMRIWMDVIVTGAEGYTQFLN, encoded by the exons ATGGAGACCTGTAACCGCAATGTGGCCAGCCCAGCTGGTCGAGTGCAGGCACGTCTTCAG AACAGTCTTCTAGACCTGACTGAGACAGGCAAAGGCCTGAAAGTGCAGACTGAAAAGCCACATCTGGTGAGCCTGGGCAGTGGGCGCCTCAGCACTGCCATCACTCTCCTGCCTCTGGAAGAAG GCAAAACTGTGCTGGGCTCAGCCGCCGGGGACATTGTGCTGCAGGGGGCCGGCGTGGCACCCAAGCACTGCTTCATTGAGAACATGCACGGGACTCTCACTCTGCACCCCTGTGGCAACCCGTGCGCCATAGATGGCTTGGCAGTCACACGCCCCACACGCCTTTCTCAAG GGTGTATGATCTGCCTGGGCCAGTCGACCTTCCTTCGGTTCAACCACCCGGCTGAGGCAAAGTGGATGAAAAGCATGATTCCCAGCGTGGGGCGAAGCCCTGCTCCCCAGCATGGGCTCACAGCAG AGGCCCAGAGCCTTCTGAACGGCAACCAAGATACGGCAAAGGCTTCCCGGCACAGCCACAGCGCCCTGGTCAGCTCCATCGAGCGGGACTTGCAGGACATCATGGATTCCCTTGTGTTGGAGGAGGAAGGCAGCACCCCTAGGCAGCTTCCCAGCAGCCGCGGCAACGCTCCGTCGCCAGACTCCTCCGTCGTGAATGGCAGGGGCGGGCGCTACCTGCTGTCCCCTCCCCAGAGCCCTGGCGCCATGTCTGTGGGATCCAGCTACGAAAACACCTCCCCgcccttctctcccctctcctctcccgcaagcagcagcagctgcgccAGCCACTCGCCTGGCACCCAGGACcagggccctgccctgcctccgGTGGTGCCCGTTCGCTCCTCTAGTTTCAACCACACCATGCTGACTCCTCACGGCGGGGCCAGCCTGGACCTGCCGAGCACCACCGGAGGCCCGAACCCAACACGGGGGCCGGGGAGCCCGCGGATGGCTCGGAGGGCCACACAGGAGAGTCCCCGGAGCCCCACGCCCAGCCGCAGGGCCCGGCCCTCGGGGGAGAACCCCCGCCCGGGCCCACGCAGCTCCCCTCCACCGGCATTGCCTGCCGGCCTGAGCGAGAGCCTGCCGGGCAGCCCTCGGGTGCAGCCACCCACTAGCCCACGCCTGGCCCCCAAATTCCAGTCGCCCTCCACCCTACGGACCAAGGCCACGGCTCTGCAGGAGAGGCCTCCCAGCCCTTTCCGGGAAGTGCGGGACACGCCTGCTGGCACCTCCCGCCAAGGGCTGGGGAAAGGCTTCCCGCCAGCTGAGCCTGCAGGGTTTGTACCCCTCAGCCAGTCGAGCCGGGCGCTGCAGCCCCCCGAGAGCCCCCGACTCAGCCGGCGGCCTCTGGAGAGCATGCGGGAACTGCCTCCTCTCAGCCCCGCCTTGTCCCGCCGGGCAGTGTCGCCAGCCCCTCACGGCGGCCCCCCAGTGCAGGCCAAGGCCGGCGAGGCCCCCTGTGGCTGGCGGAGGGAGCCTCCCGAGGACCTTGTGTCGGCCTCTTTCTCCTGTCTGCGGGGGCGCAGCCCCTCACCCACCCTGCTCGCCAGGGATCCTGGCCAACGCAAGCCCAGCTACGCAACTGGCCTGAGCCCCGCCTACAGCCTGGGCTCCCTGACCTCGGCCTCCCCACGCCAGAGCCCCCGCCTGCACCGGAAGTTGTCTGGGGGGCTGGAGCTGACGCCGGGGCCCCTGCGGGAGCGCAAGCACAGCATCTCGGAGCTCAGCGGCGACGAGGGGGAGCTGAGGGAATACCATCGCTGGCAGCGGCAGGAGCGGCTCCGGGAACAGGAGATGGAGCGGCTG GAGCGGCAGCGGCTGGAGACCATCCTGAGCCTGTGTGCCGAATACACTCATAGCGATGGCGATCCGGGCCAGGAGCACAGCACCTTCCCCAGCGCTACTGCCGAGGGCGCTGGCCAGCCGGGAAGGAGGCCCTCCAAGGGCTCCATCAGTCTTGGACGAGCGAAGGAGCAGCTGGTGGGAACCCTGGGCCTGCGGGAGAGGGAGAGCTTGGAGCGCTCGGATGAGGACCACCTGAAGgaggaaagcagcagcactgaGAGTGCTGGCCAGGAG CACGAAGagccgcccagcaccaaagccagCCAGGAGGCGGCTCTGTTGGAGGAGGAGCGCACCAGGGTCCTGGCCACCGTCGATCAGCTGAAGAGCCGAGCTAaggagctggagcagcagctgcaggaaaCAGCCCGGGAG GCGGAGATGGAGCGGGCCCTCCTGCAAGGCGAGCGGGAGGCCGAGCTGATCCAGCTGCAGCAGGAGCAGAAGGCAGTGCAGCAGTTGCAGGAGCGTATGTCTGGTCTGGACGCCGCCATCCACCGGGACAAG GAGAGGGCAAAGGTTGATGCTGAAAGGAAGGAACTTGAGCGACTGCGGGCACTGTACTCTGAGCTCAAGCACCAGCTTGATAACTGCCCTGAGTCAATGAGGGAGCAGTTGCAGGACCAGATGCAAAGG GAAGCGGAGGCCCTGGAGACGGAGACGAAGCTGTTTGAGGACCTGGAGTTCCAGCACCTGGAGAAGGAGAGCCGCCTGGAGGAGGAACGCGAGATGCTCAGCCAGCAGCTCCTGCACAGCAAAGCCGAGAGCCACCGCAGCGTGGCACGGAGGAAG GAACGCCTGGCAGCGCTGGAGAGTCAAGCCAACCAGATCAGGCTGCAGGCTGCTCAGGAGGCTGACCGGCTGGGCAAGGAGAAAGCCACCACCTTGCAGATGCTACAGAAG GAGAAGGAGACCCTCCTTACGCTAGAGAGACGGTACCGGGTGCTGACTGGTGGCTCCGGCTTCCCCAAGGCCTCTGCAGCTCTGCGAGAG GAGTACGTGAGACTTTCTGACGTTTTCCCATTTTGCGGCTGTGGGCCAGATGCTAGCGCCGCACCTGCCGTCCCCTCACCTGCGCCCCCACTGTCCTATGAG TACGTGACAACTGACCAGCTGGCAGTGATTCTGGGCAGCGTCAGGTCGGCTGTAGGGCTTGCCCACTCCCCCAGCCCCCCCGCGCCAGACTCCGCTGCTTCTGCCCTGCCAGCGGCACTGCTCTGCTCCTCCAGCTGCCCCCAG AGAGAGCCGTGGTGGGCAGAGAGCACAGTGCGGCTGCCACTTTCCGCCCAGGAGCTCCCAGCTGGCTTTGAGGCTGAAGCAGACCCCCCTGCTgcttgtctctcctcctcctcctcccctcctcctcctcctctgcctgctaaAGCTCACTCGTCTCCAGACCCGCGACAG GTCTATCGCTCCAAGATGGATGGTGGCTCCAGCAGCTTGGCTTGGCCCAAAGGAGGCAGCTCCTCCTCGCAGCTCAACGTGGCCACTCTGGGACGCAGCCCTTCACCCAAG AGCTCCCTGTCCCCACAAAACGGCACCGGCAGCCTCCCTCGGAATCTGGCCAGCACCCTGCAGGATATCGAGAGCAAGCGCCAACTGGCCCTTCAGCAAAAGG GCCAACAGGTGATTGAGGAGCAGCGGAGGCGCTTGGCCGACCTGAAGCAGAAAGCGGCGGCTGAGGCTCAGTCCCAGTGGGAGGCCCTGCATGGGCAGCCCCTTCCCCCTTCTCCGTACTCCCCCCTCATCCACCACTCCATCCTCCATCACCACCCACCGGGGGGCCTGGGCCTGCGCGCCAACGACGACGGGGAGCGTGCCTACGACACCCTCAGCCTGGAGAGCTCCGACAGCCTCGACACCAACCTGTCCACGAGCGGCAATTCCGCCTGCTCCCCGGACAACGTCTCCAG CGCCAGCGGGGCAGATGCAGGGAAGATCGAGGAGATGGAGAAGATGCTGAAGGAGGCCCACGCGGAGAAGTCGCGCATGATGGAATCGCGG GAGCAAGAGATGGAGCTGCGGCGCCAGGCCCTGGAGGACGAGCGGCGGAGGCGGGAGCAGCTGGAGCGGCGTCTTCAGGATGAGACGGCACGGCGGCAGAAGCTCATCGAGAAGGAGGTCAAGATGCGAGAAAAGCAGTTTGCCCAG GCCCGCCCTCTGACGCGCTACCTGCCTATCCGCAAAGAGGACTTCGACCTGCGTTCGCACATTGAATCATCTGGCCACAGCGTGGACACCTGCAGCCACGTTATCCTCTCCGAGAAGATGTGCAAAGGCTACCTGGTCAAGATGGGGGGTAAAATCAAGTCCTGGAAGAAGCGATGGTTCGTTTTTGACCGCCTGCGGCGCACTCTCTCCTACTATGCAG ACAAGCATGAGACGAAGCTCAAGGGCCTCATCTACTTCCAGGCCATTGAGGAGGTTTATTACGATCACCTGCGCAGCGCAGCCAAG aAGGGATTCTTCTCTCTCAGCCTGGCCAGT CACCTAGCCGactttctccctgcccccttcaGTGGAGAG AGCCCCAACCCCGCCCTCACCTTCTGCGTCAAGACCCACGACCGCCTCTACTACATGGTGGCCCCATCGGCCGAGGCCATGCGCATTTGGATGGATGTCATCGTGACAGGAGCCGAGGGCTACACGCAGTTCCTGAACTGA